The Coffea arabica cultivar ET-39 chromosome 10e, Coffea Arabica ET-39 HiFi, whole genome shotgun sequence region TTGGTTCAGGTTTCCTACAAGAATCCACATGAAATTTAATCTTACTCGTTTTGGAGCACATGCACATGGTCCTACTCCACAAATTCGCCCACCTCACCATACggaaaacatatatacataGGTTAATGGCAGTTTAATTTCGTGCTGACAATAACAAAGTTTAATTTGGTTTGCCATACATCGTATTCTTCTGTAACCCAAGATAACGACTTTCTTTTAGCTGTACGACATTTTTGAGACATTAACCTTTCCCgaggaaatttaaaattttatctgAACAGTTAAATAATGTGGTGAATATGCTGTCTCTCCCTCCTAATAGTTTATTGGTGGTTTGACCTAGAGATAAGAAGATATCGCAGGATAAAGAGACAGATGAGGTCAATCTATTAATCTTGCGGGCCGAAAGTTTATACGCAATTAGAAAGGTCGCCAGCTACTAGTATATGTACCGGgaaaattaattcttactcttTTATTGTCCGACCTCATTCTAACTTTCTTTCTTCCAGTACCCAATTCTGGATGATGGCGTGAGGAGTAAGAATGAGTATTGTTCAATAATAAGACATTTAAGAACGACTAcgatacatacatacatacatacacacacacacgtaCGTGACAGGCATTTTTTATTTCGCTAATTAAGCTGTTTTCTTGGACAGGCTTTTGAAGAATCTAAAGCTACAGTAGAGTTCAAAACTTAGAGCATATCAAGGCACAGTGCAGTCAGAAATGCGGTGTAAGAAAAAGCAGATGCTTCATTCAGAAATCCTGAATTTGTGTTGTGGTGTTTTTTGTCTTCTGTTCAGCTGTACGTAGCAAGTGTTAACTATAAAATAGATAGGTCCCAGCTGCGCAAAACGGAACTGCCAAATGTGCAAAAGGCATCATGTGTATTACTATTATCTATCTACGTCTACGTTAATGCAgtcttgttcttcttcttcttcttctgtgtTGTATAACTATAACAACTTTGTCCGGTATTTGAAATTCTAACAGAACAatgatcaaaaaaaaaaaaacccaatcaAAAGCAGAGTGCAGAATATACTGATCAAATGATAAGATGGGCTTCGACCGTCATCTTCACCAGAGGAAGAAGTCCTTTGGAGGATACGGTACAGTTGTAAGCCATTAAAAGATGCGAAAAGGGCAGGAAAATTTAGGCTTACATAAAAACAGAATCACGGAATTTGGTGCGCAAATTAGGCAGCAAGTAGACCTACGCCTACACTACACTACGTTGGAATTGACTTGACTGAAGAAGCTCTTGGCAGTTGGCTCTTGCGTTCGATAAGAAGATGCTGTTTTGGCGGCGTTATTTTTGGTATATAACAAAAGCTTCAAAGGGAAAATAGGTATCCCAGGTGGAGATGCGGGGTATCGATCCCCGTACCTCTCGCATGCTAAGCGAGCGCTCTACCATCTGAGCTACATCCCCTTTGGTGTCGGTCCGTCCGTCATACTTGTACCTCAAACATGACAGTTAACATAGATTTGCTGATGTTCTCGTACGACGCTGAGGGTTTAGGAAGAGGACTTTTCCGGCTCGTCCTGCGAGCGAGCGCGTTAGCTGCCTTGTTTTCTACAAAAGCAGCTGGCCTGTatttgtatttttgtttttccggAATATAATTATTGACTAATTGCCAAATATAATTGGCGATGTGAAATTGTTGTCAATACGCTTTGTTAATTTACTACCATACATAAATATAGTTGGCGATGTGAAATTGTTGTCAATATACACTTGTTTTCTAGTACAAGTCTACAACTAATGTTACAATGCCGCCCCATTTTGGGGCAAATGATAGTGGTCcagactttctttttttttttttttttatcagcaACATCACAATTGTTGTCATCATCAATTTCAGCATTCATAGTCAGACGACCATCCAATTTGGACAAGCAAAACCCTCTTCTACCGCAGGCTGGCGCAAAAGCTCAAACCATCAAATTAATGACTTCCCCTGTTCACCACacaacatcatcatcatcatcatcatcagagGACAGCAAGCAAACCGCCATACATTCCTTCCTCCCCATATATCATAAACCGCAATTAAATCTATGGCTCCATTTACGCCGCCCATCGTGACGCTGAGGTGCAAAAGCAGGAATATTCGAGTTCTCTGCAGGTGCAATCGCAGGGGATATTTGACCGTTTGGATCGATCGAGttcagctcgagctcgagctaatCTGAGCCCACAACTTAAAATTCCAATGATGCACGGCGCACCACCACCCTTGACCCCGGGCCAAAAGGAGCCAAAGCTCACAATTCATGAATTGCAATGATGGCTGGTTGAAGTTCGTTGGTGGGGTCCCGGAAAATGCCATGCTATCCTATACATACAGGTTGTTTGTGGCCAATGCGGACGGAAGATCTAAGTCAATGTGGGCCAGGTGGGTCATGCATGGTCACTCGCGACTCGCGAAGTCGAAAGATTAGATAAGTTCGAGGGGTTCCACTTGCATGGGGGACTGAGTGAGTGTCATTTACTGGGGTGATGAGCAAAAGACAACTTGTTGGTTTATGGAAGAATAATGCCTGGTCTTTTCCAGGAAGAAGATGCACGATCAGATGATAAAAAGGCGGATGAGGAGATTGAGACTTTGATAAAAAGGCGGATGAGGAGATCGAGACTTTGAAAGGGTGGCGTACGTATGTGTGGGATATAAATTGCTCGTCAGATGAAGCCATGGGTAGGTTTTGGTTGGTTTGGTCGGGGAGGAGAGGACCAAGGAGTTAGTAGTATGATTTATGAATGAGGCAGTACTACTGGTATGGCTTGCGTCTCTCAGCCAACACATATCCTCGTACTTCTTGGCGATGAAGGAAGTGAAGTGGGAAAGGAAACATTTCAGTTCCATGACAAAATGTGTACTATAATTATTCTCTCCTGGAGCCTTTGTTCTCCATGACAAAATGGGACTACCACTTTTTTAGCAAACGTAATACTAAAATAAATGTATCAGTCACTTTTTGCTAACCTCGATCATTTGCCTTTTACTCAGAAACCATAATTAGTAGTATTTCGGAGATATTACATCCATTCTTTTGAATTGAAGACTtccaaaaagtaaaaaatatatttttcccGTTTGAGGGAGACTCCACAAGAACTGAATAACAAATAAGGCTCAGAATGAGACCGGGCCAAGAAATGAGTCCACCCACAGTTGCCAATCGCAACTCACTGACCCATCATTGTTTAGGCCGACTTCGAAATATTACCATAAGGAGTGGGCTTGtttggtcaaatgaagtgcagcCTTTCTCTAGGTTGTCTGTCCCCTCTTCGGTTTCGGCGCTTTTAAGCAGGCATTTGATAATTAATTTCGCGTAATTTAAGAAACGCAATTTTTGATAATTTGCTAGAAGTACTTGTATCAGAGATATTTCTTTACGAGTCATCGCAGTCCCAAACAAACGGAACGAACCTTAATCTTCTCTCGACAGATCCATGCAACTCAGCCAGCCAGCCAGCCGCAGCACTGATCTTCAATCCTGGTGATGGTGCTGCTTTCCGGGTCATGTTAGAGCTAGTTGGTAAAAAATTGAACAATTTCTCTCATTCAGAGGTTTTTGTTTTCATCTTTTCTCTCATTAAACTCTGAATTATATATCTCGGGACATCGGCAGTTATCACTAGCACACGCCTTGCCTTTATTTCCATGGCCTATAAACTGAAACCCGCATCTGCAAGCAACACAGTACTCGTTTATCGGCATCAAGTTCATACAATCCGTATTAGATATGCAGAATTGCAAATATTTGTCACCTAAGAATTAAACCCCCTTTTTTTGCATGAATGATTAACTTCAATTATCATTGTATCCCGCCTCTGTTCTACGCCGGACGTGTACAAAAAGCTCCAACTTGCAAGCACCAATATTATGCAATGACACGGTAATGGTTGTATCAAGCTTGGAGGTCAAAGAAATCGACATGCAATGCCTACaaaacattttcttttgttgttcacctaaaaataaaataggtaAAGAACTGGCGTAAAAAGACTAGATCATATGGTAGCCGGCTTTTGCATCAAATATCAACCAAGGGATGGAAGCTAAAGACAGCCAACTCAAGTGCAAAAGGCAAAAGCATGTCCCAATGAAGTAGTGGGAGTTCAGGCGTTAACAGATTTATACCTTGCCTGATAGGCCTCTTGGAAAATAAAATCTGAATCGAGAACTGACAAGTGGAAAAAGCAACCATAATAATTACTaataaagaaagaagaaaaaagaaaaaaaggggtaCTAATGAAGAACATGTATAGGACTTGGTTGGGGAGCTGGTCTTCTCTCCCCAACCTCTAGAACGTACAAGAATTTAAGGACCATCGGACTGCAAAAGAAACACAAAAGATGCAAAGGAAATGGCACAAGAAATTAAGACCAAGTTCTTGGTAATAATATGCTAGCTAGAGAGAAACTTTAATAACTtgaacccccaaaaaaaaataataaaaataagtaaGAGAAAGGCACCTCGATCGATCCCCAGAAAAGCATACATGAATCTTAACTaatgaaaaagaagagaaactcAGGAGCCCGTAATCCATCTCTCATCTCTACTACTCTCCCTATACAAAAACCCACACCCATTCTACATCACCTAATATACTCGAGATAAATCTAGGAATCCCACTACACTGCATTCCCCTTAAAACGTTTATTTATGATTCTTGAGGGTTCTTTTTGGCAGAATTCTTGTTGTTGTGCATCCAAACCTTAAAAACTTGTCTTTTCACTCCAACCTCAGTGCAAAACCTTTGCACTTCAGTATCATCTTCCCTTGGAATCCTCCATCCGAGCTTCTCGGCAAATGCCAGCATCTTATCCTTCTGCTCCTGAGAAAACTTAGTCCGAAACCTCTTCTTTGCAAGAACAAACTGCGGGGGTGGAGGAACTGATGTTGACTGGTAGGCGTTGAAATTCAGCTCCTCACTTGAAGAATCTGTGGCTGCACTTGCACTCCCACCTCCAAAAGCCATCTTCACTGGCTGAACCATAGTAGTCCAGTGGTTAGCGTGCACGTTCATGGACTCCCCACGATGTTGGTTCATGGACGGAGAGGGCAGCGGCGGCGGAAGTGGGAGCTGGTGCACCACAATTGCACCGTCTCCACTGGACTCTTTGCGGTGGAAGTTGCGGTGGCAGTGACAAGCAGCGCACTTGAAGGCCTCGAGGGTTCCTTCTTCACCGCTGGGCATGAATTCTCCGCAACCATCTGTAACATTTCCGCCAATGCTAGCAGCGTGGTTCTTGAGGCATTCGCGGTATCTAGTACTACTAGTGCTATGACTTCTTCCAGCTGTGGGAGTTGGAGTTTTGGATTTAGATCCACCTGAACTCAGTGCAGCTGCAGTTGCACCGGGGCCTCGGGAAGATTTCTCTTGGTGAATCAGCTGGTCTTCGGGATGCTGAATATGATGGTGATGATGGGTGGCGGTGCTATGGTCTAGGTTTTCAAGTGGGTCATAACCTAAAGAACCTGGTGGTATTCTCATTTCCTTATCCTCACCAGTTAGAGCCATTTATGTCCGTCGGAGGATAATAATATCAAACCCAAAGTAGATTGATGTTTGCCCCTCAAATAAATTCCTCCAACGATTAATCTACTACTAGCATTTTATGGGGTCAATTATTGACTACTAGAATTGATTTTCAAAAGGGTTAACTAGAGTAGCTTAACTAAATCGCCCTCGTACAAAATCTAAGTGGTCACCCTAATCTTAGTGATTGTCAATAATATTCAGCTTTTGTGTCCTCATCTCAACTACCCATATCCCCAAATTTCAAACTGTTTGCTTGTTCAGAATCAAGATCTAAAGTGACAAAGAAGGCAACAGAGGGAAGATGGGGGCCATCTGGATAGAAGAAACACCTAACTagttaaaagaaaaacaaaagagagaagTCCCCAGGATAACTTGAGAAGGAGAGTGCAGAAACATGAATGGGGCCCTGACTACTCTACCTTAGAATAAGCCTGCCGCAgctcctccaccaccaccaccaccttaGGATTGTATCGAATGGGATTTCTgttgtcccaaaaaaaaaattggagagaAGCAGGGTTtaggttttttcttttcttttttttccttttcttggtgAGATAAAgtgaaagagagaaaagagaggaagaaaagaggAGGATGAGGGTTAATTGGGGCAGAGGGAGAAAAGAGGGCGTGGGGGGAGTGTTTCAGTGGTTCCAACAGGCCAACTATGTATCCAACAAGAGACAGCTTGGTTGCTTGCGATGAAGCTAAGGGAGGAGATAAGTGGAAAACAACTGATGAGATTAACAACAACTGAGCATAAAAACAACCGACAGAGTCATGTTCGTCCTCTCCCACGCCCTGCCACTTGGTCCCATCCCTCCCCCGTCATTATTGCCCCTTTCTATATATTTCTTATCTTTGCCAGTTCTCTCACGTACTCGCCTCTCTTTTCTGTTTATGACACTCCCAATTGACGCTAACAGCCTTATGTAGCCTCATGATTCTTCATTAGATTTGATATGATGCTCTCCCTCACCATGTTTTCTCCCATAATCCCAGGTTCTAGATTCCATTAGTCGTTAAAAATGGAGTCTTGATCCCGGTTTAACGAGTAACAAAACAGCATAGGCGAGTTGGCCCTGTTGGGTAAACGAATCAACTGCTAAAGTAAACGGTAaggtgaaaaagaaagagagggagcTAGAAGGTAGGTCCACAGTGGCGCACTTGTCCTCTTGTGCCTTTTGAGTTGAAATTGAGTTGAGGCTTAGCCAAACTCAGCTGCTTAGTTCTCCCATCTATCTATCCATCCTATCTTCCGAAAGGCAGAAGAGGCTAGCTATTGTATTGTAtccgtgtgtgtgtgtgacacTATGCTTCTCTGCAGCGTTCTGCCTGCGCACCTCTGCCAAGTCCATGCTTTCCCCAAGCAATGTCTTTACCTTTCCGTGATACAATCGATGCTTTccccttctctttctttttctctctctatccATGCTTGGACTACAGTGATCTGTGATATGCTTTGGTACTTGGTTAGGTTACTGCATACCGGCCCCTAGTGGTACAGTGCAGCAAACTGACCAATGGAAACCATTTATCTGGATGCCATGGAATCAGATAAATATTCTTTCATCTTCTTAGTATTGATTACTCTTTACTAGACGGGCTATAGTTTTTGAGCTTTTGTTTTCGCTGTGTATAGTTAATATTCTTTCATTAAGCCAAAAACCCTTTTTCCCCTCCTACTTCTATTGttggtttcttgttttacttttcttttctcaaggAGGAAGTTCACTGGCACTGTACTATTTACAGCAGCTAGGCCTGTTGATTTACTGCTGTAAAGAAGGAACAGGGGCTGACTCCATTGCTAAATATCAAGCTAGCTAGTGAGTGCTTCAATAGCTGGAGATGGATGAGGAAAATAAGGTGAAAGCGAAAGGAAGTTCagtagcatttttttttcccaagtgTTTTGAGCGTCCTATGGCTGCCTAGGTCTAGTAAACTCACGGGCAATATTAACCATTTATAGGCAGTATGGGGTGCAACTTTTGGGGAATggattttattaaataaactgAATTTTTAGCTCAGAGAATATTTGTGATAAGAAATTAACTGATCTATTACGGGTGGTGAAAGATGCGATATCAGTAGTAATATCACTCTCTGGATAACTTCCTTCATCACTAAAATGAAGATTACCAACTACCTACCTGTAGGCCAAATGTATTTGGATAGACCTGTTTTACcatcatttttttaaacatgTGGTATAATTAATAACTAATAAGACATGCATTTTATTATAGGTATAATTTCATAGACCTCTCCTAAGGTTTCTAAATAATTGCAGTCACTTCTCTtgaggtttgaaaaattatacttaACTCCTTTAATGTTATGAAAAGATTATAATAGTCTTGACAACTTTACAAAATTTAAGTGAAAAGTAggtgtaaagaaaaaaaatctgcatttttaaatttttttggttcaaaaaTTCTAAACTCATCTTACCTAATACATTATTATATTCAATTTCTAAGTCATTTAAATGGACTTTTTACTTAGTTTTATAGATAGCCGCGACTAGTAGGGATGTATCTGTTGAAAATagtttcttcacaacttacttaggttgtgtttggattgcattttccgtcatttttcatggaaaaattactgtagcgatttgatgtatgtgagggaaaaaggtgatagggaaatgtgatcacggaaaacaacGAAATTTTCCGACGGAAAGTTGCAATCCAAGCAAGCCCTtagcaaagcaaaaaaaaaaaaaaatctaaatattaaaaaatgatGTTTTGAAACATGACCTACATTTTGCTACAAAGAACTATCTCAAACCATCTTTTTACTTAGCAAGTAATATTgatatttgatttcttttgtcatttaatttgttttgtaaatcaAATAAAGGCAATATAAGATATTTATTAGACTTTTTGTACTGATATCACTATTTGTTgccaaaacatattttttaggGGACGTTtccataatttttcaaacctaaAGGGAGGTCTGTGCAATCATCACAAACTTCAGGAAacgtttctaaaattatccctttattaCATCACCATTTCTTATACATCAGCGAATTACTAAACTCACGCGAGCCACTGAACTTAACATTTGGTCCATCAGTGGGTTACAGATCATGCATGCTTAACCATTTGCCTTGCATACAAATTTTCTCAGAatttcaccccaaaaaaaaaaaaaaaaaaaaattgcgcATCAggccttttttgtttttccacaTTGGTTTAGTATATGCTGACTTTTTTTGTTTATTCAATGCCATAGTAAGAACAAACATATTTAATGTTACTGTGGTTGTTATATTATTTTATCTGTAGCCAGAAAACCTTAAGCTGTACAATAATGAACCGGAAAATGGAGTGcccaagaaaaattttgaaaatggggCGCTTGATAACCAAGCATATTTATAAAATCCAACCCAGACCTCGGTCTAAAGAGGTGATTGGTTCAACAGATTTTCGGTTCAATCATGGATTAGGCAGTTCAACTGTGGATTGGACAGTAGTTatcttatataatataataatatattttaaattacaaaaatactaaaatttttaaGTTTATGGTTCGACGGACAATTTTTTTTGCTCATTAGTTGAACCATCGGATCATTAATTGGTAAATGAGTTATTACTTATCCAATTTAATTAGTGACTTAATCCGATCTTATAGCCGGTTCACCAATTTGAAAAGTTCGACCGTCGGGCCGGGTAGAGTTTTATGACTATGCAACCAAGCATGTCATGGAGTTGGGTTTACTCATTTAGGGAAGAAAAATTGGATGCAATACATAAaatgggaaaaaggaaaaagtgctTGGTGTATTGATACATGACATTGTTTATGGAATGAGCCCAAAAGCACTTGGATATTCAATTAATCCTGGCGGGAGCTGGGAAATTTTGAAAGGATAATCATGCAAATAGTCCCTTATATATTGACTTggtacttcttttttttttgtctcttacatataaaataatgattttttttagtgTATCACATATTAGTTTTTTACCTTTTATGTCCCTTTTATATGAAATGatgatttttcatccctcaaaaaaaaaaaaacgcacgATTTTAGTCCCTTGACTCATTTCTACTTATCTTGCCAGAAAAAAAATCACATGCACCTCATGCCTCAGAAATTTCAatgctaaaataaaaaaatcataaggaaaaagagaaaaatcccCTCACATATTTTGCTTTTTCGTTTTATTTTCCTAACTAAGAATATGATAACAGCCATGATTGCCTTCGGCTACTATGTTAGTGGTGTTGTCGTCGGCCGCCACAATTTTCGGTcacaaaatttcacaaaaaaatcaacattccattgaaaaaaatttttttgcatgGAATCTAATTTCGATattagttttcacaaaaaaagaACGTAGGTGAAAAGTTCAACTACCCTCCACtattttttcgatttttcattcacttttgttctttttttgtgTAAAAGCTAATATTGAAATCAGATTATacatgaaaaaaaatgagtgagaagttgaattttggtgaaatttttgtaaTCAGAAATGGTAGCAGCCAACGGCGACATTGTCAGCATAACGGCTGAAGTCAACCATGGTGGCTGCTACATTCTTGGCCAGGAAAatatgatgaagaagaaagaaatttgaaggacaattttccctttttcttttcaattttcattttttttttctaaaatttgtgAGGCATGAGttacatgtatttttttttatgagcAGAAATAAGGCGAGGGACTAAAAAtatgcattttttatttgtaaggAACGAAAAATCAATCTTCTATATGTAGGGGACGTAAAAGGTATCAAACTAATATATTAAGAATGAAAAATCATCACTTCAGAAATGAGGGGTATAAAAGCTATGCAGCCAATACACACTATTTGTGTGATTTTTCCAACTTTGAATTTGACACCTCCATCTAGCAATCTTTGAATGTGTAGGCAAAAGCTTTCCATGTCCCGACAAATATATCGGTCATCCTTTTTTGGATACTTTTCATGTAAATTTACACTTTAAAATCTAATATTTGTCCATTAAACTGACTTATTCCCGTCAATTGATAACAACAGCAATAGGCAACTTAAATTCAAGGGTATAGAAGAGGGAGTATGAGGGAGAAATTTTTAGTTTGAAACCTCCCGCtgacacttaaaaaaaaaaaaaattgaagtcattaatttgaaataaaatgaaaaatcttAAACCCTAATTGATAATGATCATGTCATTATGAGTAGCACGTTTCATCTTAATTAAATATAAACTGCAAAATCCCTCCCGAATGCTAGCCCATTAATGATTCTACAAGACAGAAGCACAAGGATCCAAAACATCAGGCACTTTGGCCTCTAAAGGCGCCTTTttggcttgtcaaatgtccaTTCACTGCTAGCCAATATTCTTCACTTGTTTCGTATTGATCCAATGTTCAAACTGACAACTTAAAGGGCTAAGTGGGATAAGGTCCAAATATTAGGGGCCCAAGTGtaaatttattttctcttaAAAGGATGGATGTCCGGCTTCTTATATTCTGAAGGATGCAGAGGGCCGAAAAAAGTTTTTTTCAGGAAACATAAAAAATCTACTTCACTGATCCAATCATTAGTGTTTTCATCACCGCCTTTAACCCAGTCACCATTGATTTCATCACCGCCTTTAAGGCTTTAACCGCCCTATACGTATATAAACAACCGAAATTTGAACCCAAGGGGTTGACAAGCGAAAATGAAAGAAGCCGATAGAATTGAGTTAGGAGATCTTTGTCCTGAAGTAGTAGACTCCATCTTCTCAAGAATCCCTCTCAAATCTCTGGCAAAATTGAAGTCAGTTTCCAAGACATGGTGCAATTTCATTGAACACTTCCGCCGTCGCAACCCTCCCACCACTGCCTCAGGCCTCACAATCGTCCTCCAAAACCTCAACCGAAACCTCCACAATCCAGAGTTTCAAGAATCAACCTTCCTCAGAACCCAAGAAGGCCAACAGGGATTCTTTTCTACTCGTGCGTGCATCAAAGGCAACTTTCCCGTCCGCTTAATCGATTCATGCAAAGGCTTACTCCTCTACGCCGCAAATGATGGTCTTTCTTGGGCTTACTACGTCTGTAGCCCTTTTCTTGATCAGTGTTTAGCCCTTCCTCGAGCCCACAGCATCACAAGACTCGCTTGTGCAAGCCTTGCTTTAGATGGATCATCCAAAGAAAACTTCAGGGTTCTCTGTTTTTTCTTGAAAGAAATTGATTTTGTTCGAGGCACAGTTGGCCGCAAGATTTTCTCGTCAGCAACGTGGGATTGGAGAGAATTTCAAGCAACAATTTTGAACACCGACCTTTTGCTGAAAAGGGATTTCGATGTAGCACATTTATTTGGCCCTAGCGTCTTCTGCAGGGGAAGATTGTATTGGATATGGAGTCTATGCATGCTGGTGTATGATAATGAGGCAGAGTTCTTCAAGCTCATCCCATTGCCATCAAAGGCCGAGGAGGGTAATTATGGGAGGCCATTAGACATGCTTTCTCAACTCTTGTGGGAATCAGATGGAAGCATatatttttgttatcaaatgaaCGAGAGGCTTTGCATATACAACTTCATTGGCGACGATGAAGTTATGGACCAAGAACATGGTCGTTACAGCAGCATGGAGGGCTGTTGCATGTGGCAGCTCAGTCATTTTGTGACGTTGATGGAATTTCTATGGCAAGAATTTTATGGGACGGTCAATGGCGAGGTAAAGAAATTGAGGGCTAAATGCGGAATTAAGCCTTGCGGTTTCAATCAAGACTTCCATTTGCTGTATCTGCACGTTCCTCCTGGAACAATTGTAGCTTACAGCTTAGAGACTCGAGAATTGGAACAAGTTTGGGCTTGTGGTGAGTTTAAAGGGAACTATGCAATCGAGAAAATTCTTCCCTTTTTATTCAAATCTGTGAATTTGTTTGTGTGAGATTGATCCTAGGTAACTACATCAGAAAGCATACAAGTCTTTGGTAATTGGCATATTTTAGCATTCGTGTATTCAATTTGCAGTCACGTCTTGGGGGTTATTGGCTCAATTTGCCGAGGCTTTTAGGGTGCTAAAGGAACactttttttgagtttgttaccTGGTGATCTTCAATATCTGTCTCCATTGTAAACCAAGAAACTTGTgttcgaaatttttttttttttaaaaggagcTGCTTATTTTTTGAGCTTTCACATGTGAGAAAagtatgctttttttttttttttttttgcgcctTTAATCTTCATGCTCATGCAAAATGgatcaaaatcacaaaaaaaaattagttaatttaatTAAAATGTTTGTATATATGTTGAATAAGTAATGAAGTATTTTGCTTCTTTTCGATTAAAGCTTGGTTTTCGttgaaaatcaagataaaagaaTCTGAATGACAAAATAATTCCAATCAACTCTAATTCGGACGGATAACCTATTTTGTACCATCTGATTGAGTTATGTGCACTGTGCAGTGCAATGATCATGTGAATTGACTGAATTATCTCTAGAAAATCACTAATTTACTACTTGGCTaccaaaataaattaaatcaaTTTGCCCTTTTGGACCGGGAACTTAACTTGCCATTTTACATTAGCGTCTACCCATAGGTCTGCTCTCAGGATGGTATTTAACGGTTACAGAACTCTTAAATAAATTTGCCCTTATCGTTGTcccgagggaaaaaaaaatggtaaagACAGATGATGAAATTGTTCATAAAGATTACGCTTCATTATTGATTTTTTGGGGATAACTCAATCAATTCACAT contains the following coding sequences:
- the LOC113711130 gene encoding zinc-finger homeodomain protein 2-like, which gives rise to MALTGEDKEMRIPPGSLGYDPLENLDHSTATHHHHHIQHPEDQLIHQEKSSRGPGATAAALSSGGSKSKTPTPTAGRSHSTSSTRYRECLKNHAASIGGNVTDGCGEFMPSGEEGTLEAFKCAACHCHRNFHRKESSGDGAIVVHQLPLPPPLPSPSMNQHRGESMNVHANHWTTMVQPVKMAFGGGSASAATDSSSEELNFNAYQSTSVPPPPQFVLAKKRFRTKFSQEQKDKMLAFAEKLGWRIPREDDTEVQRFCTEVGVKRQVFKVWMHNNKNSAKKNPQES